In the genome of Palaemon carinicauda isolate YSFRI2023 chromosome 13, ASM3689809v2, whole genome shotgun sequence, one region contains:
- the LOC137651739 gene encoding glucoside xylosyltransferase 1-like, which yields MGNLIRVCLKRPLIIVTAALTLVMTTYLLDSQDSVKKAVSQIFTPNYILDFEASSKKTAIHYVIIACKDETSIKHHLRENWSHQIRQIKVLFKSAALLTSTTILIVTNSQKTYDEITGITKSWPSEYRQRLIFGRRRNVYYPQGMSEMQDMFCRCCTERLFLPEILAEVDSAIFVDTDTLFMQPPEELWENFGSFDDRQVAGVTPCLYLYDELYKRRIPSFGFSGLNAGVLLLNMTRLRRFPGGWVRMIRRVVDRYNNSLEYADQDILNIIFSGRRTQLAFEVGCEWNYRLKVCSLDRNRCPNAAAKGVALLHGCATTFVNNEGPKIRAVFEAWEKHDLRSPPRELLSLMEEGLRKAGETGGGKGCTKLSNIDDILMKGLRRHLVVR from the exons ATGGGAAATCTTATTCGT GTATGCTTGAAGCGCCCCCTAATTATAGTCACGGCAGCGTTAACACTTGTGATGACGACTTACCTCCTGGACAGTCAGGATAGCGTAAAGAAAGCCGTATCCCAAATCTTCACACCGAATTACATACTGG ATTTTGAGGCCAGTAGCAAGAAGACTGCTATCCACTACGTTATCATTGCATGTAAAG ACGAAACCAGCATCAAACACCACTTGAGAGAAAATTGGTCCCATCAGATTCGACAGATCAAAGTCTTATTTAAATCAGCAGCTCTTCTCACCTCAACGACTATCCT CATCGTCACGAACTCTCAAAAAACTTATGACGAAATCACGGGCATAACAAAATCTTGGCCATCGGAGTACCGCCAGCGGCTGATCTTCGGCCGCCGCAGGAACGTGTATTACCCACAGGGCATGTCTGAAATGCAAGACATGTTCTGCAGATGCTGCACGGAGAGGCTTTTCCTCCCAGAAATTCTCGCGGAAGTTGATTCGGCCATCTTTGTCGATACGGACACGCTCTTCATGCAGCCTCCAGAGGAGTTATGGGAGAATTTCGGATCGTTCGACGATCGTCAGGttgcaggagtgacgccctgtttGTACTTGTACGATGAACTGTATAAGAGG AGAATTCCGAGTTTCGGCTTCTCTGGACTGAATGCCGGGGTCCTTCTTCTCAACATGACCCGCTTGAGACGGTTTCCAGGAGGATGGGTCCGGATGATTAGGAGGGTCGTTGACAGGTACAACAACAGCCTGGAATATGCTGATCAGGACATCCTCAACATCATTTTCAGCGGG AGACGGACCCAATTGGCATTTGAAGTCGGCTGCGAATGGAATTATCGTTTGAAGGTGTGTTCCCTGGACAGGAACAGATGCCCAAACGCCGCTGCTAAGGGTGTGGCTCTCCTCCACGGCTGTGCCACCACCTTCGTCAACAACGAAGGACCAAAGATCAGA GCGGTTTTTGAAGCATGGGAAAAGCACGATCTTCGATCGCCGCCGCGTGAGTTATTGTCACTCATGGAGGAGGGACTTCGGAAGGCCGGCGAAACTGGAGGAGGAAAAGGATGCACAAAATTATCTAACATAGACGACATTCTGATGAAAGGACTCAGGAGACACCTGGTGGTCAGGTGA